The DNA window GCGCATCAACGACGCCAAGTTCCCGCGGCTGAAACGGTTGGCGGAGTTCAACATTGACGCCGTACCCGGCATCACCCCGGCGCTGCTGGGGCAGCTGGCCGCCGGGCATTACATGGATGCCGGCGAGCCGGTTGTGCTGCTCGGGGACTCCGGAACCGGCAAATCGCATCTGCTCATCGGGCTGGGGCTGGCGGCCTGCGAGCAGGGCCGTCGAGTCCGATACGTCACCACCGCGCAACTGGTCAACGAACTCGTCGAAGCCGCCGACGAGCGCATCCTGTCCCGGGTCGTTGCCCGCTACGGACGCCTGGATCTGCTCTGTCTCGATGAACTCGGATACGTCCAAATCGACCCTCGCGGAGCAGAACTGCTGTTCCAGATCATCACCGAACGCGAAGAACGCGCGTCCGTGGCGATTGCCACCAACCTGCCGTTCAGCGAGTGGGGCACCGTCTTCCCCGACCCCCGCCTCGTTGCTGCCATCGTCGACCGCGTCACCTTCAACGCCCACATCCTCGAAACCGGCACCAAGTCCTACCGACTACGCACCAGCAAAACCGCCACCCGAGCCAAACGCGCCGACTGACCCAAGCTGGGGCCAAAATTCATGACGACGGTGGGGCCAAATCACTTGACGAAACGCATACCTACCACCGGAGCGTTGTCTGTGGGGAGAACCAGAATGGCAGAGTTCGAATACACGCAGTGGCGTCATCGGTGGCCCGAAGTTGTGGTGCAGCGCCGTACCGACGAGGCCGTTGATCTGCTAACGCGTTACTACGCCGTCACCGCTGCCGGACGACCGGCCTATTCAGGGTCGCAGTTCGAGGCAATGGCCGCGCTGAACAGCGATCCCAATTCGATTGGACCCGCGGACTTCGCCGCCGCCTCGATGCTCAGCGTGAACATCCCTGCCCAAGCGGCGATCCGCCTCCTGAGCCGCGACGCCAACGAGATCACCGCTCTGCTGCAGCAAATCCCGGTGGACGTCGACATCATCACCATCGACCCCAACGACCTTGTGCCCGGTGGGCCTGCCAGCCTGCTGTGGCAATTGCTCCGCCGAGGCAACGACGGAATGGGCAGAACCCGGACCAGCAAGCTCATCGCAGCCAAACGTCCACGGCTTGTACC is part of the Mycobacterium sp. SMC-8 genome and encodes:
- the istB gene encoding IS21-like element helper ATPase IstB, with translation MTTTATTKPATADAAAQASIGAAARELHLPTVRTEAARLAEIADRERHTHLRYLAEVLAAEVDDRTERRRARRINDAKFPRLKRLAEFNIDAVPGITPALLGQLAAGHYMDAGEPVVLLGDSGTGKSHLLIGLGLAACEQGRRVRYVTTAQLVNELVEAADERILSRVVARYGRLDLLCLDELGYVQIDPRGAELLFQIITEREERASVAIATNLPFSEWGTVFPDPRLVAAIVDRVTFNAHILETGTKSYRLRTSKTATRAKRAD
- a CDS encoding DUF6308 family protein — protein: MAEFEYTQWRHRWPEVVVQRRTDEAVDLLTRYYAVTAAGRPAYSGSQFEAMAALNSDPNSIGPADFAAASMLSVNIPAQAAIRLLSRDANEITALLQQIPVDVDIITIDPNDLVPGGPASLLWQLLRRGNDGMGRTRTSKLIAAKRPRLVPIWDSFVEQATGLDTSDYWRQFQAVLAADDRAIWTWLTQIRSAVPNVPAAVSNLRILDVLLWMTVDQQR